In a single window of the Arachis hypogaea cultivar Tifrunner chromosome 6, arahy.Tifrunner.gnm2.J5K5, whole genome shotgun sequence genome:
- the LOC112697073 gene encoding small ribosomal subunit protein eS27y — protein sequence MVLQNDIDLLNPPAELEKRKHKLKRLVQSPNSFFMDVKCQGCFNITTVFSHSQTVVVCGNCQTILCQPTGGRARLTEGCSFRKKGD from the exons ATG GTTCTGCAGAACGATATTGATTTGCTTAATCCTCCGGCTGAGCTTGAGAAGAGAAAGCACAAGCTCAAGCGTCTTGTTCAGTCTCCTAATTCTTTCTTCATg GATGTGAAATGCCAAGGTTGCTTCAACAT TACCACTGTATTCAGCCACTCTCAGACAGTCGTGGTGTGTGGAAACTGCCAAACGATCTTGTGCCAGCCCACTGGTGGAAGAGCAAGGCTAACCGAGGGCTGCTCGTTTAGGAAGAAGGGAGACTAA